The Falco rusticolus isolate bFalRus1 unplaced genomic scaffold, bFalRus1.pri scaffold_169_arrow_ctg1, whole genome shotgun sequence DNA segment CCCCCTTCTCTGTCACTTAAGCTAAGCATTACATGCCAGGCAATCCCTGTttggttaactacaaacaaaggacactttaagtAAATTTTTACACTCATGAATTAACAGCAAAGTGTTACTTCCCCTTGGCACCATCTGTTCCTCATCTTCTTACCTTTTCTCGGCCAGACTCATTCTGTTGGTTGTTATCTATTCACCCTCCTTATCCTCCCAGGGTCTTCATGTAAGacagaacaatgaaaacaaaacacccaaagaATAAAGAGGCACCAGCCACAATTAGCCCCACTTCCCTGAGGTAGGTGTGCGAGGAGGAGAGCTTGAGGATCTGTGGGATTTCACAGAAGAACTGTCCCAGGGCATTGCCGTGGCAGAGCGGCAGTGACAGTGTATTGGCCGTGTGCAGCGCAGCACAGAGAAACCCACtggcccaggcagctgctgccatgtggacacaagctctgctgcccagcagggtcCCGTagtgcaggggctggcagatggccacGTAGCGGTCATAGGCCATGACGGTGAGGAGAGAACactctgctgaaaggaaaaagacaatCAGGAAGAGCTGTGCAGCACATCCTGAGTAGGAGATGTCCCTGGTGTCCCAGAGGGAGTTGGCCATGGCTTTGGGGAGAGTGGTGGAGATGGAGCCCAGGTCGAGGAGGGAGAggttgaggaggaagaagtacaTGGGGGTGTGCAGGTGGTGGTCACATACTACAGCAGTGATGATGAGTCCGTTGGCCATGAGGGAGGCCAGGTAGATGCCCAGGGAGAGCCAGAAgtgcaagagctgcagctcccgcGTGTCTGCCAAtgccaggaggaggaagtgggtgatggagctgctgttggacatctgctgcctctgggcaTGGGAACCTGCTCAAGGAGGAAAAGTAGTGACAAGTCAGGCAATTCTTCTGTTAAGCCAAGTGAAAGCCGTTTCTCCTAGATGCGCCCCCGctgccccatgtcccccccTCTGCCGTTCCTAGGagagctccctgcagagccgtggctggagctgtgctgagtgCTGGCCGAGtgtgctgtgaggagcaggggctgtgcccgctggctgcccagcagtgagccctgctctgcagcaggggcttCATGGGAACCGTGGGGGCAGGGGCCAGTCCTGGCCTTGCACTGGCTCAGCCCAAACTGCTCCCAGCGCAGAAGGGCCTGTCAGCATCGGCTCTGCCCGTGCTGAGCAACGGCCATGGCCAGAGTCAGGTCAGGAGGGCTTtgtgctgtgctcagggagAGCAGAGTGAGTGCTGAGAGGCAACGGCACTGTCTGTGCctgagggcagaggcagggactctgctctctccatccctctccttcccagctgcccgGCAATTGCTCCTTTCTTAGATGGAGAGTGATCACACTGCCATGTTACCCTGACAagcagccaggcactgctgagAGCAGAGGGATCCACTGCAGAGAACAGAATGCCTCATCCCTTACCGAAGGCTCAGCACCACACTGCTATCCAAGGACACCCAGGGCTCACTGTGTGCCCTGGCAGGCACATACAGCTTGGGTGGACACCCGAAGTAGGTAGTCAAGTGTCTTGACCATGGCAAGTTCTTGCAGGAGactcagctccttccccagcctcacAGACTGCATTGCCCACAGCATCACAGGTTTGGGGAAAGCTGGGACACCTCCTTGCTGAGGACATGTCTGCACAGGAGGACCCACAAGCTCTGCGCCTGAGCCGGCAGCTGAAACCCCTCTTGCCAGAGAGCCTGTCTGCAATGCCAATAGCATCTGAGCAAGGCCAGGAGAGAGACAAAGGGACACTCGGGaactccttccccttccccagcccggcacaccacctcccacacagcagcagtgcagggcagTCACCCTCAGGCTGTGCTCAGCGAGAAATGGCACCGTGGCAGCAGGAGAGATGCACTTcatcccttctgctgctctgctggaccAGGAGCTGTTGAAACACATGGAACCAACGGTCTaaaggctgtgctgggtgggagaggagagcagaggtgtGTTGCTCAGGGAAGGCACCTGCACGGCAGACCATGGCCAGGAGGTGCCCCTATCTGCCCTGCATCAGGGTCCCCCTCAGcatctccccccctccctgcccagggctctgctgcctgcagctgtccctgccagctgctcttTCTCTGGCCCCAGGGCTCTTCCCTGCCAGCGCTcacagagcccagctcagcccctctgTGCTTTTGATTGTGTCCTTGACCATGGACATCCCGTGAGGCAGGGACACTCTGAAAATCATTGGTCTGTTTCTCTATTGCCTCACCACAGCGATGACTTTCAACAGTgctggctaactggggaggtccaAGAAGGCTGAATGTTAGTCACGTGCTgcccacctacaagaagggTAGGAGGGAGGTTCGGGATAACCAGGAGGTCAGGACCAGCCAGCATGGAtgtatgaaaggcaggtcctttGTGAGGAATCTGATCTCCTGCTgggacaagatgacctgcctagtggatgagggaaaggctgtggatgctgtctaACTGGACCTTAGGAAAGCCTTTTGGCTGCATCTCCCActgcattctcctggagaaactggctgctcatggcttcgGTGGGTGTTCTCCACGCTGGGTTtgagctggctggacagccaagcccCAAGAGGGGGAGTAAATGGAGTGAATTCGGGTGACGACGGCCCATAAggagtggtgttccccagggc contains these protein-coding regions:
- the LOC119142021 gene encoding olfactory receptor 14C36-like; this encodes MTTVLLKLREMTSTVELLTHNCRLSDTRELQLLHFWLSLGIYLASLMANGLIITAVVCDHHLHTPMYFFLLNLSLLDLGSISTTLPKAMANSLWDTRDISYSGCAAQLFLIVFFLSAECSLLTVMAYDRYVAICQPLHYGTLLGSRACVHMAAAAWASGFLCAALHTANTLSLPLCHGNALGQFFCEIPQILKLSSSHTYLREVGLIVAGASLFFGCFVFIVLSYMKTLGG